The DNA region AGGCGCTACCGTGATGGCTGTGCCTTGCTCTCTTGGCCGCCGGCGGCGAGTGCGGCGATCCCCCGAAGGATGCCGCCGATGAGGATGTGGCCGTGGCAGTGGCCCTGCTcttgcgctgctgctgcttgtaGGCGCTGCTTAGTGCCGAATAGGTTCCCGCAGCCGGACTTATCTGTCCCGGCTGACAGGTGCTGCTGGCGAACTGCGAGGCGTGACGACGACGCTGGCGTGAGGTGCCCAGCGAGCGGGGCACCGCCTTGAAGTGCTCCGAGTTCTCCATGAGGAACTTCTCGATGCGCGCCTTTAGCGCCAGATTGAGAATCGCCTTGCGTTGCGCATTGAACTCCAGGCCTGTGAATGGATCCGACGGCTGGCGACCCCACTTGGCCTCCTCCTCGGCGTGCTTGTCGATGGTGGACTGGTCCACCACTTTTCCAGACGGCAGCACGGTGGGAAAGATCTGAAGAGGCATTGAGAGAATTGATAAGCAGAGCTACAGAGTAAATGCAACTTTCATTATGAAGTTTTCAAACTAGGAATAGGCATTATTCACATGACTTTCGATATCTACATTCTTAGACTTTGATAAAGTCATTATGACTGAACATTTGGAAGAATGATTCAGAAAGATAATAAATATGTTGTTACTAGACTAGCATGTTTTTAAGAATGGCATATCTTCATTATAATTCAGTTCAAACCATTGAATCCTTGGAACTACATATTCTAGGATATAATCCTGAAGCACATGCAATGTTTTCTAATAACTCAGATAAAACTATCTTGCACTGAATTTGAGCAAGAAGATATTTACCATTAGCTCCCAAGTGATGGAGTCGAGGAACTCCTCAGGAATGGAGAGCGTCGACTGCTCCCTGAGCTCTGGAACATTTCGCGGTGGTGATCTCTGCCCGGTGGGCGTCTGAGCTGCATCCCTCTGGCCGTAGGGATCGCTAATCTCGCTCCAGATGGTCTTCACCAGCTCCCGATCGGCCTTGTCCAGGGAACGGGCGGGCAGTCCCCACATCTGAACTTTTCTCAGGACCGGAGGACACCGCTCCGTGGCCCGGATCACCACCTTGACGCTGTTCGTGCTGGCCAGGATCTTGTGGGCGGACTTGAAGAAGAACACCTTCTCGCTCTGCTCCGAGTTGGAGCTGCTCCGCGAGTTGTAGTCGCTCTGGTAGCAGAAGGTCACCGAATCCACGCCACGCCCCAGATCGCGCACGAAGGCCACCCGTTCCCAGATGCCGTCGTGTCGTCCGTGCAATTCGAAGGCAGTGGATCGTAGGGCACCGCAGGAGGGCCACAGTTTGATGACCTTCATGTCCACCGCCTTGGGGAAGTCGAAGACGATCTCAATGGGCGGCTTGCAGACGGCGAAGCACATGAATCCACGCTCCAGCTGCTCGATGTCGTCGGCCACCAGATTGGCTGCAGTGTACCCATCCTCGCAGACGGCGTCGCTCTCCACGGAGGGCTTCAGCTTCGGATTGAGGAAGTTGATCAGGCTGCTCATCGTGAATGGCCTATGTGCTGCTCTATACACTCAGCGTGTGTTATGTGGGCTCTTTAAGGGGTATATCTATTGTCTGCCCCACCTGCTCTTTATTCGCAATGAAAATGGCGTCACTTCTCGGGagtcttttgttgttgcccctGCCTTCGGAGGCTGGTAATCCTGGCTGGTAAGCCGCTGCTAATCCCGCAGAGGGTGCGCTTCCTGCTCTCAGCCGATCCTGAACACTCACAGCCTGGCCTGGACTTCGGCTGGCATCTCACAACGCTGCTTCAATTATAATTATCGCCCTGCCTCTTCGAATATTTATAAATCACTCGCTTGTGCAGTGTGACCATGCCCGCGCGCAGGTGGTGGGACCAGGTGGACTCCACGGCGGAGCAATCTCTGGCTGCGCTCACTACTCGCGCACGGTCACACCAATCGCTGGGGCGGTTCAATtttacaaattcaaatttttgctTGAATCTATAATTGAAGCCCAATCAGTTTTGTTTtacataaaacaattaaacgAACGATTGCTGTGTTAAGACTTATTCATAGAAAGGTTATACTAATACTCAATATTATTAGTAACCATTTTTATGGTAATTAAActgaaaaagtttatttatgtttaataaaCAAACGAACGTCGCTTATCTTTCATATGAAATGATAAAGTTTGTCAGATTGCAGCAAAGGCACTGAATTCTTTGAATTATATAGTATCTAGTTATAAACGTAGTCAAGGGAAAATCAAATCGAACTTGTAGAAATATGCAGTAAAACCTGTTGAATGCCAATTGATGGTGAATGGTCAAAAATCAGCCACTTTTACGATGCGATTATTTGGAAATCTACCCCACCGGAGGCAGATTGTGGCCACTTCTTAGGCCAAAAATACGTGCACATAAAAGTTCTACTATTTGCGATTAGGCTAATCTCCGGTTTGAATGGTTTTGCCGGTCTGGCTAATGGGTTGACTATTGGCGGAGAGATAACAGAAGGCTATAAGTGGCCCCACATGTGGAAACTATGCTCCAGTTGCTCATCCAGTTGTGAACCATGAAGGCCATCGGTATCCTGCTGGCGATCGCCTTGGCCACCGGCTTCCTGGTGGTTTCCGCCGTTAATCTGCCCGGAGTGCCCGTGGATTTTGACCTGGACGACCACATCCTGTCCGCCATTGCGGACGATATATCCGAGCGTCTGGCCAAGGAGTACATTGCCTATCTGAAGACCGGCGTGGAGACGCCCGAGTTCTTGAAGCTCACCAATCAGCTGGCCAAGTCGCACAGCCAGAAGGATATATTCACCAGGAACATGCCCGATCTGGAGCCCAGGGACAGCTTCTTTGTGTGCGTGGCCTGTCGCTCGGTGATCCGCGTCTTAATCCGCACCATTCGCGAAGAGGAGGGCGAGCTCCATGGGGAGGATAGCTCCGTGCTGATGAGGGACTTCGCCATGGACGTGTGCCGCCGCTTGAATCTGCAAACGGAGGAGGTCTGCGAGGGATTGATCGATTCCAACCAGCCCACCGTGGAGTACATATTGCGCAATTCCGAGAGTGACTCCCAGAGCTTCTGCTCGCTGTTCATGGAGTTCAGCTTCTGCAACACCGGTAGCAATCAAGATTACAACTGGACTTTGCCTGTGGACAATACTAAGGAGAGTTTGACTGCATCCAAGTCGGATACGCCCACCTTCAGTGATTCGGACATCAGGATCTGCCAGTTCTCCGATATTCACCACGATCCCTACTACACTCCCGGCAGCCTGGCCACTTGTGACGAACCCATGTGCTGCCAGAGGCACAAGGAGACGGCCGAGGGTACGGAGGGCGCAGCTGGTTACTGGGGCGACTACCGGGACTGCGATCTGCCCTGGCACGCCTTTGAGTCCGCCTTGGACAACGCGGTGGCCAACTCCAAGTGCGACTTCGTCTACCAGACCGGCGACATTGTGGACCACATGGTGTGGGCCACCTCCGTGGAGAAGAACACCATGGTGCTGACCAAGGTCAGCGAGCGACTCAACGCGGCCTTCGGAGATGTTCCCGTCTATCCTTGCATCGGCAACCACGAGCCCCATCCACTCAACCTGTAAGTATGGGAtccttaaaatatatatttatcaatTGCATGAATTTTTATTCCTAATCTTTGATTATCCCGGATGTACAAGTGGACTAATAATCCTTATCTTTATTTTGCCGCTGCATAGCACCCAAtaatttattgtgtttttaaCTATTTTCAATTCACCGGCTTATCTATCTCGACTATTGGACTCTTCCAGCTTCAGTCCCGAGGGCGTTCCAGATGAGATCAGCACCAAGTGGCTCTACGAGCACCTGTACAACGATTGGTCCAAGTGGCTGCCGGCTGAGACCAAGGAGACGATCCTTAAGGGAGGCTACTACACGGTGGTGCCCAGGAAGGGCTTCCGTGTCATCGCTCTGAACAGCAACGATTGCTATACGGACAACTTCTGGTTGTATCACAGTGGCACGGACAAGATTCCCCAGCTCCAGTGGTTCCACGACACCCTCTTGGAGGCCGAGAAGAACGGCGAGTACGTTCACGTGCTCACCCACATCCCGTCGGGCGATGGCACCTGCTGGTCCGTCTGGGCGCGCGAGTTCAATCGCTGCATCACCCGCTTCAGCTCCACGATCAGTGGCATCTTCACTGGACACTCGCACAAGGACGAGCTATTTGTGTACTACTCGGAGGACGAGGGACACGCCACCGCAGTGGCCTGGAACGGCGGTGCTGTGACCACCTACTCCAACAAGAATCCCAACTACCGGGAGTACGCCGTGAATTCGGAGACCTACACTGTGACCAACCACTGGACCTGGATCTACAACCTGACTGCTGCCAACCTGAAGCCGGATGAGCAGCCCGAGTGGTTCCTGGAGTACGAGTTCATCAAGGAGTTCACGGAGGACATGAGTCCGGCCGGCATCGACAAGCTGCTCGATGAGTTCGCCGAGAATCCCGCCTTGATGAGAAAGGTGAGCTGAGCTCTTCTCAAGTATATCATCTTTATTATAATACCCGTGTTATCTCTAGTACTGGCGCTTCCGAGTGACTTCAGCAGATCCCCAGGTGAATGGAGGCTGTGATCGCACCTGCTTGGCAGGATCACTTTGTCGTGCGGCTGTCACCATCAATTCCCAGCGCGGACGCTGCGAGGAGCTCCGTGAGAAGTTGTTCGTCGCGGTAAGTTAACTTTCTACCTAAATACCCCGATCCACAACTAACTGATGATTCTCTTCCCTCAGCTGGACAATGAGGAAAGCACATCGTCGGGCGGCGGTGAAGCCACCACTCCAAGTCCCAGCACCCCAGGCGATAACAACGGCGACAACGGCGGAGGAGCCTCCGCTTTGGGACTGCTCAGCATCAGCTCCTTGCTGGCCATAGTCCTGTCCATCCGATTAGCTCTGTAGTGATCCTCATTTGTACCCCCTAAGTTATATAAACCATTCGATTCCATTCTAAAAATGGCCCCGCTCAAGTGGCAAATAGAAGTATGCGCTTATCCCTATCGTAGCTAATCTGTTGATTTTTGTTGAGGGACTTTGCTTTTCAGCCGGTTTCGTTATCACGTTAATGGCGATTAGGCGAAATTGGCTTATTAAGCCGTGCTGGCCATAAAACAAGCAGCTGGCACCACTATTTTGCTGAATATTGAACTGCGGATAAGTGTAAACACGTGCACACGATCCATTTGGGCCATAATTTACGACACCTCGATTATGGCAAGAATCGTGATCAAATGGTGACTTGAAGTCAGGTGTATCATTAAATAGATGCTTCCGGTCTTCTTCAACTCACTTATAGTAAATACTACATTCCAAAATCTCCTTTGCAGAATTTGAAAACTCCTTTTAAAGAAAACTGTCCCCAAAATGTACTTGGTAGTTTAGCTGTGAGATATCATCCCATTCGATAAGTGGGCGAGCCATTAGCAGCTTAAGAAGGCTGTTTCCGAACTTTAGTTGGTATGGGAATTTCGCAGTGCGATATCATCGCATCTGATAAGTGGCCGAGCTGATAGCGGTGATGTGAAGCTATAAGTAAGGGGCTCGACTTGAATCCCCTAAGCAGTTTCGCCATGAAGTTGATCCGGAGCACAACTCTTTTGGGCGTCGGCATTTTACTCGTCGGATGCGGGGCGTTCAGCCTGCCCTCCGCCTTCGATGTCCTCACCGAGGAGCAGCGCACCACATCCCTGGTGTCAGGTGGGTTTATGATTCCAGCAAGGATTATGTAAAACCTTTTGAGCTTAGGCCTTTAAGCAGTGAAAACCGCGgtataataaactttttccAAGTTGAAATGCCTATCAATACATGAATGGTGTGGATCAGATACTTAAAGCGTCCAAATGCTTGCTGTTTTTGAAATGATAATCCAGCTGACAGCTTGAAGTGCGCCCATTGACAGCCGTGATTGTTTTTTGCAGCCAGCATAGCGGAAGAGATAAGCCGCGAGTACCTGAAGTACCACCGGACTGGCATCGAGACGGAGAGGCTTCAGCAGCTGGGCAAGGATATCCGGAGTAGTCACAGCAAGAAGGCCATATTCACGGAATCCATGGCCGATCTCACCTCTGCGGATCAGTTCTTCGCCTGCACCCTGTGCCGATCCACCATCAATGTGTTTGCTCGCACTTTCACCGAGGGCGAGCTGAGTGGTCCGGGGCGGGAGGATGAGGCGAAGAGCCTGCTGCTGGGAATGTGTGACTACTTTGCGGTCAGCACCCAGGAGGTGTGCTCTGGATTGTTCGATCTCAACTGGCCCATTTTGGACTTCATTCTGAATGAAACGGTGGCCAAGTCGAACACCTTCTGCAGCATGCTGCCCATTTCCATATGCCAGGTGCAACAGGACGAGTACAATCTCACTCTGACCATCCAGGGAGATCTGCCCAAGGAATCCAATTCCAACCTGCCCGCCAAGAGCGCCGAGGATATTCTCATCCTGCACCTGACCGACATCCACTACGATCCCGAGTACGCCGAGGGCAGCAACGCCGTTTGCGATGAGCCCATGTGCTGCCGAAATCCCTTGACCACTGGATCTGATTCCACGGCAGCTGCTGGCTTCTGGTCGGATTACCGCGACTGTGACTGTCCCAAGCGGCTCATCCTGAGTGCCTTCGAGCACATCAAGGACAACCACAAGATCGAGTGGATATATCACACTGGCGACGTGCCGCCCCACAACGTGTGGTCCACCACCAAACAGGGCAACCTGGACATGTTGTCCGAAATCGACCAACTGCTGGCCCAGTACTTCCCGGACACGCCCATCTACCCCTGTCTTGGAAACCACGAGCCCCATCCAGCGAATGTGTGAGTACCCTGAGTAGCCTGAGTACCCGCAATTTGCGGTCCATCAACTTTATTAAGCTAATCACCTAGCAGGGAAAACTTCAAAGCAAACGCCTTGAATTAGGGAAATACATTACTTCTCGATAATAATACAATGTGGCTAGTAATAATTCCgacccaaaaaaccaaataatgtTGAATCCTGCTCATTTTTAAAGGACTTTTACATAGTCGCTACAAATTTATAGCGCTCctgaaatttataaaacagtTGGTGGTCATTGGAAAGCCATTTTATGGGTCTTGTTTAAAAACGTATAAAATTATACTACCGCTATTTAGATAAACTTCAATTAAGGGTACTTTTGTTTGCCGCTACTAAGGTCTCTTAAATGCGGAACAATTATGGTTTTCGAACTTCTGTATTTTCCGCTCAGATAAGGTTTATTGCAATAATTGGCCACAATGGTAACCCCCTGGAAACCCATAAAATGTCGTTTGGTGCCCATAGTAAATTTTTACAATTGCTAAttgggaaaattgaaaatgctaTCCTAAAAATAATCCACTCAGGTTTCAAGTGATCGGTTTTTAAGCGATTCGTGGTCAGTAATAAGTGCCTAGTAAATGCTGGATCATTTTGAAATCTAAAGTTTATATCATAATCCTTTTCTGCAGTTTCGGCAACGACGAGATACCCAGCGCCCTGAAAGTGGACTGGCTCTATGAGCACGTGTGGAGCTTGTGGTCCAAGTGGCTGCCCGCCGAGGCGGAGACGACTGTTCTACGTGGAGGATACTACACCGCAGCCCCGCGCCAAGGACACAGGATTGTGGCGCTGAACAGCATGGACTGCTACCTGTACAACTGGTGGTTGTTCTACAACGCCACCTTGAttcaggagcagctgcagtggTTCCACGACACTCTGCTGTCCGCTGAGGAGGCTGGAGAATCGGTCCACATCCTGAGCCATATTCCCGCTGGTGATGGAGACTGCTGGAGCAACTGGGCTCAGGAATATAACAGGGTTCTGAGTCGATTCAATGGCATCATCACGGGCGTCTTCAGTGGTCACACCCACAAGGACGAGATGAATCTGCATTACTCCGAGGACGGCTATGCCACGGTGGTCAACTGGAATGGCGGCAGTCTGACCACCTACTCCAACAAGAATCCCAACTACCGGCTGTACGAACTCAGCCCAGAGAACTGGCAGGTCCTGGACCACCACACCTACACATTCAACCTGACGGAGGCCAATCTGACGCCCGAGCAGCAGCCCAAGTGGCAGCTGGAGTACCAGTTCACCAAGGAGTACACCGAGGATACGAGTCCCGCGGGTATCGATCGCCTGCTGGTGCAAATGGCCGAGAAGCCCGCATTGCTGAGGAAGTTCTGGCGGAACAAGTTCACCAACTCCGATCCCAAGTTGGCCGAGGGCTGTGATAACGCCTGTCTGAGCAAGACGATCTGCAGGATAGCCACCAGTAACTACCAGGAGCGCACTCGCTGCAAGGAACTGCAGGCCATCCTGGCTGAGAGCGTGAGTACCTTGTGGGATTCCCCTCTTATCTAACCACTTACCACTAATCGCAAATCCCACTTTCAGTTGGAAAATGAACCGGATACGGATGATAACGACGGAGGCGGAGCAGCTGGACTAACTGCCCTCAGCTTGGCCTCCTTGCTGGCGCTTCTGGCTGCAGCCAAAGTACTTGGTTAAGCCTTATCTTAACCCCTTCTATTCTTAACCCAAACATCACAAAGAGATCcgaaaataaacacacactcTTCTTGTAGTCAACACTCAGAATGTTTgatatacatgtatatatatatatatatattacctAAGATGCCTCTCGGGTAGCGAATACTTTGCGAATTAGCTGGATTAAGTTAAGAGTTAAGTTTAACCACTACGATGGAGTCCGGGGAGGAGTCGTCCAATGCTCTGGGCTTCTTTGTTTcatcattttttttacaaacatgTACATTTTTTTGGACAGTGTCCCAGTGTCTCGCCGAAAGCGAACTTAGAGCGCACAGATGAGCGTGGCGATCTCCATGTCCGGCACATCGGCCTTGCGCAGGACAATGGCCGCCTGGTTCTGGTAGCGACCGGAGGACACCAGCCGCACGGTGCTCACGCCACAGAAGATGGCCTGCTCGGGACCCAGGTCACTGGAGGCGCCGCACACGGCACTGGCCAGCTCCATTCCAATGGCGTCCAGACCGGCGGATCCTCCGATCTCCAAGCGATCGCTGGGCAATTGACACTGTTTGGAAGAGAGGATGTTAGCTGGGCTGAATGGGCTCACTCAAGGGCTGTACCCACATCGTAGTTGACCTTCGGCTGGGCGCGCACACTCTTGCCGCCAATCCGCAAGCTGGCTAGAGAAACCACGGCCGGAAAGAGCGCCGAGATGGTGCAGTTGCGAGCCTGGCCAAAGTTGCTCATCTTGTACATGGCGGCCGTGTCCTGGACCAAAACGTTGCAGGCTAAACTCGGGAGAAAAACGTATCCTTTGAATATGGTATTGTTAGAAAGTTATGTACCTACGTTGCGTGATCTTGTGGAACCGCACATTGGCCACAAAGGAGCCGCGCACTGGAATTCGGTACTGGAGCAAAGCGGCATTCTGGCTCGAACGGAAGAACTTCTTGTTGCTAACTCGTGGCCTGCACAAAAAATGTGATTAAGTCATGGAAGGATATAAATACAAAGTCCCACCATTGTCTGTAGTTGTTGCAGAACTCGTAAACCCGCTCCTCCAGTGGCCGATGGTGATCCTTAATGCCCGGAAAGTACTCGCCATTCAGCTCCCAGCCGTCGACAAACTATCGAGTAAAGTGCGTCACACTTGGGCATAAATTTAGTGGCCCTCCGGGTAAGGAGCACTTACCGCCATTAGGGCTCCTGTCTCGCAGTTCGCATCGTAGTGCTTCATTGTAATCTCCACAATCGTGTCTGGCTCCCCCATCACATACAGCCCGCAGACCTCGGGCTGCAGTTCCTGGACATCTGCAGCCgttccagctcctgctcctgctcctcctcctcctgctcctcctgctgctgctgctgctccctcCCCCGGAACTACTCCCAtgccagctgctcctgctgcctcCAGTTCGAGCAGAACGGCCTCCCGGTTGAGCGCCGAGTTCAGGGGGTTGAGCTTCTTGAAGATGTAGTCACCTGCCTCGGAGGCCACATGCATGCAATCTGCGGTGAAGGGGTGAAGGAAGTTAATGGCTCAGCACTGGGGGAAATTAGTTGTTACTACTCTTAGCCGGGGAAAGTagttatttatatgtataagcTTCAATTGCAACTATTATTTGCAGTGCACCCAATGCACTGAATGCCTTCGAGCAGCACAGCCCACAACCGAatccaaaaccgaaaccgaaaccaattTGTCTTGGCCAATTTCGACGATACCCTGGATTAGGGGTGGGCTATTGAAATCCCCTTTGATTGTATGATGGCTCCTGGGCAACAATTAATTTATCATGCGCATCCACTTAATGCCGGCCATAGTTGGCTGATTTATGGCCGGCATTATTAGCCAGTGGGTCACCCACTCATACGATTTTTATGACCTCTCTGTGGTTGTGTGGCATCCAGCAAAGCGGGtcgaaaaacaattaaactgCTATTTGACTTATTTTTTGCTCCACTCTTGACATGCATGTCACATACTTGGAGTGTCCTCGTGTGGGCTTTTTGTGGGATGTACGCGTACGTGAATCCCTTGATGGGGATTCAGGTCCTGGAAGGATGGGAAACAAAGTGGATGAAGGGCACTTGGCACTCCTGGCACTTGGCGCCAATTTGTTTATGACACTCGCTAATTGCCATCAACTGGCGGCTTTTCGGCCTCTCAGTATATCTATATATCAATACCATTTCAGCACACAATAAAACAGCTCTATTCATAAGTAATTAGGCATTATGATTAAATAATCGCACGCAAAGTGGCTGGTagttaataaataatcataaacTATTAAGCTGCTTATTGCGCTGGTTCGAGTAGAATTTAACTACCTattgcttttagtttttctttttttgcggAAAGCTTTGATTTTGAATACAACATTTTTCCCGGAAGCCTTTCATTTATTTCGAATAGcatgttgaacttttgttcATAATTGTAACTTTTTCCATAACTGCAAAATATCTAAGCGACCTGAAGTCCTTTTTATTTAACCCCCGGATTAAAGTGGCATTCATTTGTTCTTCGAAATTGTATAGCTATTCCTGGAAGTGACGTCATTAAGCTGACCCACCCCCTCCCCCAAGAAACCGCCACTCTCCCCAAGTGAACGTTGTCCTGactataaataaaagcaattatAAATCGGCAGTGGCACAGATCTGTTGATGTTTCACCTGATTCCGGGATTGTGAGACTGATGCAACTTTCCATTTATTCGAACTTGCGACATGCGGTTGCTCTGGCGATGGGATTTTCCCCAGGGAGTTGGAGGGGAAATGGATGGAAAAtctgggtggttgggtggcagAGGGATTGGGTCAATTGAAGTTGGCACGAGTTGCTGCCAGTACGTTGGGCACTGAAATTTATGAAGTTTTCGTTCGCAGAAATCACAATTTCTCAGCTCTCACTGGTCATCGCATCGAGTGGCCACAAGTTTGTAATctttcatttccatttgggCAGTTTGGGTCAGTTTGACCATCGAGAGAGGGGGTGAACAATGAAAAGTGGAGTGCactttgatttgaattttaatggGCAATACATTCGGGTTGCTTGGCTGTacaaattgcgcatacgccccggGTTCCCAGGCATGGCATGGAATATTACAAGAAGCGCTCGCAACTTATGCAGAAATCAATTTGAGAGACAAGTAAACAAGGTTTAGAAAGCGCCTTAAACTTGTCGCTGCCGCCAAagtgcattttccattttccgccGAGGGCACTTGACTAAAAAGTTTTCCACtcccccttttcccttttccacGCTGCGCATGAGAATCGTAACTTACCTGAGACCGTGTGCACATTGTGCGGCACCGCAGGGTTGGGGAAAAGCTCAAAGGACCGCTTCACACTGGGCCAGGCCTGAAAGGGAAAAAATGGCAGGGAAATTAAGGGCATGCACTGCGCAAAAGGCGGGCTTAAATATTCCATCTATGATAtattaaaatgctttggaaATATTACAAACTATTTTAAACTTAAGGCTTGGCAATGTTTATTTTGAAGTGGAGCATCCTTCCTGACTGAAAGAGAGCTGCCTCCTGCTCCACACAATCCGCACAAAGGAGATACATCCAGACCAGGAGGGGGGCCAAAGGATCAGCGGGATGTCCTTGGCGGCTAATGTCCGCCGACTTCTGTAGTTGTTTCGCGAAAGAAAGAAATCATCGCGGGTGGCAGCTAATGCGGCACTTAGGGCTCAGTCCACAATGCAACTGCAGAGGAGTGGATGGCCAGGATGTGGGGGACAAGAGGTCAGCCGGGCAGAGGACAATAGCcggttttaattaaactacCACACACGATTCTCCAATAAACCGAAATCGAGCAGATGACGCCCAGGACGTGCTCGGCCAAgaaggatatatatatatatatatatatattacgAGGGAG from Drosophila santomea strain STO CAGO 1482 chromosome 3R, Prin_Dsan_1.1, whole genome shotgun sequence includes:
- the LOC120452799 gene encoding RING finger protein 37, coding for MSSLINFLNPKLKPSVESDAVCEDGYTAANLVADDIEQLERGFMCFAVCKPPIEIVFDFPKAVDMKVIKLWPSCGALRSTAFELHGRHDGIWERVAFVRDLGRGVDSVTFCYQSDYNSRSSSNSEQSEKVFFFKSAHKILASTNSVKVVIRATERCPPVLRKVQMWGLPARSLDKADRELVKTIWSEISDPYGQRDAAQTPTGQRSPPRNVPELREQSTLSIPEEFLDSITWELMIFPTVLPSGKVVDQSTIDKHAEEEAKWGRQPSDPFTGLEFNAQRKAILNLALKARIEKFLMENSEHFKAVPRSLGTSRQRRRHASQFASSTCQPGQISPAAGTYSALSSAYKQQQRKSRATATATSSSAASFGGSPHSPPAAKRARHSHHGSACATVTSTTTSIEQAIQQALQKVTRFSQLATNSSAGSGSSSAPPASCINCRSAQFGYEIRTCRHLVCRECLVLLSQDQQCVCKVFFRCADVERYHKLDP
- the LOC120453130 gene encoding sphingomyelin phosphodiesterase codes for the protein MKAIGILLAIALATGFLVVSAVNLPGVPVDFDLDDHILSAIADDISERLAKEYIAYLKTGVETPEFLKLTNQLAKSHSQKDIFTRNMPDLEPRDSFFVCVACRSVIRVLIRTIREEEGELHGEDSSVLMRDFAMDVCRRLNLQTEEVCEGLIDSNQPTVEYILRNSESDSQSFCSLFMEFSFCNTGSNQDYNWTLPVDNTKESLTASKSDTPTFSDSDIRICQFSDIHHDPYYTPGSLATCDEPMCCQRHKETAEGTEGAAGYWGDYRDCDLPWHAFESALDNAVANSKCDFVYQTGDIVDHMVWATSVEKNTMVLTKVSERLNAAFGDVPVYPCIGNHEPHPLNLFSPEGVPDEISTKWLYEHLYNDWSKWLPAETKETILKGGYYTVVPRKGFRVIALNSNDCYTDNFWLYHSGTDKIPQLQWFHDTLLEAEKNGEYVHVLTHIPSGDGTCWSVWAREFNRCITRFSSTISGIFTGHSHKDELFVYYSEDEGHATAVAWNGGAVTTYSNKNPNYREYAVNSETYTVTNHWTWIYNLTAANLKPDEQPEWFLEYEFIKEFTEDMSPAGIDKLLDEFAENPALMRKYWRFRVTSADPQVNGGCDRTCLAGSLCRAAVTINSQRGRCEELREKLFVALDNEESTSSGGGEATTPSPSTPGDNNGDNGGGASALGLLSISSLLAIVLSIRLAL
- the LOC120453312 gene encoding sphingomyelin phosphodiesterase: MKLIRSTTLLGVGILLVGCGAFSLPSAFDVLTEEQRTTSLVSASIAEEISREYLKYHRTGIETERLQQLGKDIRSSHSKKAIFTESMADLTSADQFFACTLCRSTINVFARTFTEGELSGPGREDEAKSLLLGMCDYFAVSTQEVCSGLFDLNWPILDFILNETVAKSNTFCSMLPISICQVQQDEYNLTLTIQGDLPKESNSNLPAKSAEDILILHLTDIHYDPEYAEGSNAVCDEPMCCRNPLTTGSDSTAAAGFWSDYRDCDCPKRLILSAFEHIKDNHKIEWIYHTGDVPPHNVWSTTKQGNLDMLSEIDQLLAQYFPDTPIYPCLGNHEPHPANVFGNDEIPSALKVDWLYEHVWSLWSKWLPAEAETTVLRGGYYTAAPRQGHRIVALNSMDCYLYNWWLFYNATLIQEQLQWFHDTLLSAEEAGESVHILSHIPAGDGDCWSNWAQEYNRVLSRFNGIITGVFSGHTHKDEMNLHYSEDGYATVVNWNGGSLTTYSNKNPNYRLYELSPENWQVLDHHTYTFNLTEANLTPEQQPKWQLEYQFTKEYTEDTSPAGIDRLLVQMAEKPALLRKFWRNKFTNSDPKLAEGCDNACLSKTICRIATSNYQERTRCKELQAILAESLENEPDTDDNDGGGAAGLTALSLASLLALLAAAKVLG
- the LOC120453313 gene encoding corticotropin-releasing factor-binding protein, whose translation is MKLVVYLYFSMIVLGVQAWPSVKRSFELFPNPAVPHNVHTVSDCMHVASEAGDYIFKKLNPLNSALNREAVLLELEAAGAAGMGVVPGEGAAAAAGGAGGGGAGAGAGTAADVQELQPEVCGLYVMGEPDTIVEITMKHYDANCETGALMAFVDGWELNGEYFPGIKDHHRPLEERVYEFCNNYRQWPRVSNKKFFRSSQNAALLQYRIPVRGSFVANVRFHKITQPCNVLVQDTAAMYKMSNFGQARNCTISALFPAVVSLASLRIGGKSVRAQPKVNYDCQLPSDRLEIGGSAGLDAIGMELASAVCGASSDLGPEQAIFCGVSTVRLVSSGRYQNQAAIVLRKADVPDMEIATLICAL